In Quercus lobata isolate SW786 chromosome 12, ValleyOak3.0 Primary Assembly, whole genome shotgun sequence, a genomic segment contains:
- the LOC115970908 gene encoding uncharacterized protein LOC115970908, which yields MNSTTTSPDTHIDINFTSGCHADEPNQSNTTVVPFLIQPSNAASKPLIFNQLRRFRICLMWCALDHSSCFGKFISYFIFIFFTILVPLIACFSARVPASAEIDDPISFNLLVQFPESGSAIIAFFTLSRFFSRYGLRQLLFLEGLKDDSSYVQRGYTRELDKAFRFLAFILLPSFLVEIAHKIVFFTTVKISLPYVSSGVALNAIVFVFVLASWVYRTGVFLLVCVLFRLTCELQILRFERLRKMLEDCDSDCSSIFKEHGRIREQLWLTSHRYRFFIIACMVTISVSQLGALLLALASDSQKTFFNSGDLVVCSAVQLSGFLLCLVGAARITHRAQGIVSVATRWHMIVTCASSGSPQCHTPEVDDTPVSTHDTDSESSDIFVTISPQEPYLFQTRQALVTYLQHNHGGVTLYGFALDRGLLHTLFAFEFSLVLWILSKVIVLS from the exons ATGAACTCCACCACCACCTCCCCTGACACCCACATAGACATCAACTTCACCTCTGGCTGCCACGCCGATGAACCAAACCAGTCCAACACTACAGTAGTCCCTTTTCTCATTCAGCCCTCCAATGCCGCATCAAAGCCTTTAATCTTCAACCAGTTACGCAGATTCCGCATATGCCTCATGTGGTGTGCACTCGACCACTCTTCTTGCTTTGGAAAATTCATCTCCTACTTCATATTCATATTCTTCACCATCCTCGTCCCCCTTATAGCATGCTTCTCTGCTCGAGTACCTGCCTCTGCTGAAATTGACGACCCCATCTCTTTCAACCTGCTTGTCCAATTTCCTGAGTCTGGCTCAGCCATCATTGCTTTCTTCACTCTTTCCCGGTTCTTCAGTAG GTATGGCCTTCGACAGCTTCTATTCCTTGAGGGCTTAAAGGATGATTCTTCATACGTACAGCGAGGATACACACGTGAGCTTGACAAGGCGTTCCGGTTCTTAGCTTTCATACTTCTACCATCGTTTTTGGTGGAAATTGCTCACAAAATCGTATTCTTCACCACCGTCAAAATATCCTTACCATATGTCAGTAGCGGCGTGGCACTGAATGccattgtgtttgtttttgttttggccTCGTGGGTTTATAGGACAGGGGTGTTCTTgttggtttgtgttttgtttcgaCTCACTTGTGAGCTTCAAATACTGAGGTTTGAGAGGCTTCGTAAGATGTTGGAGGATTGTGACTCTGACTGTAGTTCAATATTTAAGGAGCATGGTAGGATTAGAGAGCAGTTGTGGTTGACCAGCCATAGGTATAGGTTTTTCATAATAGCATGTATGGTTACCATCTCTGTGAGTCAATTGGGAGCCTTGTTGCTGGCTTTGGCTTCAGACTCTCAAAAGACTTTCTTCAATTCTGGTGACCTTGTG GTTTGCTCAGCTGTTCAACTTAGTGGATTCTTGTTATGCCTAGTTGGAGCTGCAAGAATCACACATAGAGCTCAAGGAATTGTGTCGGTTGCAACTCGATGGCACATGATTGTGACTTGTGCATCTTCTGGATCACCCCAATGCCATACGCCAGAGGTTGATGATACCCCAGTATCTACACACGACACTGATTCTGAGTCCTCAGACATTTTCGTAACAATATCTCCACAAGAACCTTACTTATTCCAAACCAGACAAGCTTTAg TAACATACTTGCAACACAACCATGGGGGGGTCACACTGTATGGGTTTGCGCTTGATCGGGGATTGCTTCACACACTTTTCGCATTTGAGTTCTCTTTGGTGCTGTGGATACTGAGCAAAGTGATTGTTTTGTCTTGA